In the genome of Terribacillus sp. FSL K6-0262, one region contains:
- a CDS encoding ferritin-like domain-containing protein gives MQNQHLVDFLNQQIANISVLHVKLQRYHWYAKGPYGYVIEQYTEDLHLQLDQMKKSLGNRVLAIGGRPIAVMSKFLKEATLKEAQADDEDYEVVKTLRHDYSQLAQEIKITGIPLAKRQEDDATAGLLADILGRLEYEAIRLTKYLIDADEK, from the coding sequence ATGCAGAATCAGCATCTTGTGGACTTTCTGAACCAGCAAATAGCCAATATCAGTGTATTGCATGTGAAGCTTCAGCGTTATCATTGGTATGCTAAAGGCCCATATGGTTATGTGATTGAGCAATATACAGAGGATTTGCATCTGCAATTGGACCAGATGAAGAAATCGTTGGGCAATCGTGTGCTTGCCATCGGCGGCAGACCGATAGCAGTCATGAGCAAATTCCTGAAGGAAGCTACCTTGAAGGAAGCGCAAGCCGATGATGAGGATTATGAAGTCGTCAAGACCTTGCGTCATGATTACAGTCAACTGGCCCAGGAAATCAAGATCACCGGCATACCGCTTGCGAAAAGGCAGGAAGATGATGCGACAGCTGGATTGCTTGCGGATATCCTCGGCAGACTGGAATATGAAGCCATCCGCCTGACGAAATATCTTATCGATGCCGATGAAAAATAA
- a CDS encoding peptidoglycan-binding domain-containing protein produces MSHTPEVIFGWGHGDDVRRIQRALGVTADGIFGPVTRQAVVDFQRSNGLGVDGIVGPQTWNRLF; encoded by the coding sequence GTGTCCCATACCCCGGAAGTTATATTCGGATGGGGTCACGGTGATGATGTCCGGCGGATCCAGCGGGCATTAGGCGTGACAGCTGATGGGATTTTCGGCCCGGTCACAAGACAGGCCGTCGTCGATTTCCAGCGCAGCAATGGTCTTGGTGTGGACGGTATCGTCGGGCCGCAAACATGGAATAGATTGTTCTGA
- the mutL gene encoding DNA mismatch repair endonuclease MutL, whose product MAIQLMPDDLANKIAAGEVVERPASVVKELVENSIDANSTVIKVAVQEAGLTEISIVDNGDGMEPDDVERAFFRHATSKIRNEHDLFHVRTLGFRGEALASIAAVSQLEIKTSTGENAGVKLVMEGGAIKERSKCDARKGTEITVRHLFFNTPARLKYMKTIHTELGHVSEVINRLALAHPEIRFELTHNGKALFQSTGRGDMLQIVAQIYGNSVAKKMVKATHETLDYKLAVLAAKPEINRASRQYVSFIVNGRYIRNPILAKAVMQAYHTLLPIGRFPLAVISIEMDPVLVDVNVHPAKLEVRFSKEKELFDAVEQVVGKALRQQRLIPEAVAPKQKKVEERSEQQSFTFFENKPIKEPDPQPERWFFDEVKESAPPIIEVEGEGKPEPEVFLSDPDEANEPGDTVDPENEPEYAVPPMYPIGQHHGTYILAENEEGLFLVDQHAAQERIKYEYYREKIGEVEKELQELLIPLTFDFTRQESLIIEQYREELEAVGLFFESFGGHTYIVRSHPQWFPKGFEEEIIREIVEQVMQESKVDIHKLREEAAIMMSCKRSIKANHHLNHDDMFHLLEELRTSQDPFTCPHGRPIIIRFTSYELEKLFKRVQ is encoded by the coding sequence ATGGCGATTCAATTGATGCCGGATGATTTAGCGAATAAGATTGCAGCGGGTGAAGTGGTCGAGCGGCCGGCTTCGGTCGTCAAGGAACTGGTGGAAAACAGTATCGATGCAAACAGTACAGTGATCAAAGTGGCCGTACAGGAAGCGGGGCTGACCGAAATCAGCATTGTTGACAATGGTGACGGCATGGAACCGGATGATGTGGAACGGGCCTTTTTCCGTCATGCTACGAGTAAGATCCGGAATGAGCATGATCTCTTCCATGTCCGTACACTTGGGTTCCGCGGGGAAGCATTGGCCAGTATTGCCGCGGTAAGTCAGCTTGAAATCAAGACAAGCACTGGTGAAAATGCAGGTGTGAAGCTAGTCATGGAAGGCGGCGCAATCAAAGAAAGAAGCAAGTGCGATGCACGGAAAGGGACGGAGATTACGGTCCGTCATCTGTTTTTCAATACCCCGGCCCGCCTGAAGTATATGAAAACGATCCATACGGAGCTTGGCCATGTCTCCGAGGTGATCAACCGCCTTGCGCTTGCTCACCCGGAAATACGGTTCGAACTGACGCACAATGGCAAAGCTTTGTTCCAATCAACCGGACGAGGGGATATGCTGCAGATCGTCGCTCAAATCTATGGTAATTCCGTTGCGAAGAAAATGGTGAAGGCGACACATGAGACATTGGATTATAAGCTGGCGGTGTTAGCGGCCAAGCCAGAGATCAATCGGGCTTCCCGTCAGTATGTATCCTTTATCGTGAATGGCAGATACATCCGCAATCCTATCTTGGCCAAAGCCGTCATGCAGGCGTATCATACCCTGCTGCCGATCGGCAGATTCCCGCTTGCTGTGATTTCCATCGAAATGGATCCGGTCCTTGTCGATGTCAACGTGCATCCGGCTAAGCTCGAAGTCCGTTTCAGCAAGGAAAAAGAGCTGTTTGATGCTGTCGAGCAGGTGGTCGGCAAGGCGCTTCGGCAGCAGCGGCTCATTCCGGAAGCTGTCGCACCGAAACAGAAAAAGGTCGAGGAACGAAGCGAACAGCAAAGCTTCACTTTCTTTGAAAATAAACCGATCAAAGAACCAGATCCCCAACCGGAGCGATGGTTCTTTGATGAAGTGAAGGAATCAGCGCCTCCGATCATAGAGGTTGAAGGGGAAGGAAAGCCAGAGCCCGAGGTTTTCCTTTCAGATCCTGATGAAGCAAACGAACCAGGGGATACCGTCGACCCAGAAAATGAGCCGGAATATGCAGTCCCGCCGATGTATCCAATCGGGCAGCATCATGGCACGTATATTTTGGCGGAAAATGAAGAGGGTCTCTTCCTGGTCGATCAGCATGCTGCGCAGGAACGGATCAAATACGAATACTACCGGGAAAAAATCGGGGAAGTGGAAAAGGAATTGCAGGAATTGCTCATCCCGCTCACATTTGATTTCACCCGGCAGGAATCCTTGATCATCGAGCAGTATCGGGAAGAGCTTGAGGCAGTCGGATTATTCTTTGAATCCTTCGGAGGACATACGTATATCGTCCGCTCCCATCCGCAATGGTTCCCGAAAGGCTTCGAAGAGGAAATCATCCGTGAAATCGTGGAACAGGTGATGCAGGAAAGCAAAGTCGATATTCACAAATTACGGGAGGAAGCGGCAATCATGATGTCCTGCAAACGTTCCATCAAAGCGAACCATCACTTGAATCATGATGATATGTTCCATCTATTGGAAGAGCTCCGGACATCACAGGATCCTTTCACCTGTCCGCACGGTCGGCCGATCATCATCCGCTTCACTTCATACGAGCTGGAAAAACTGTTCAAACGAGTACAATAG
- the mutS gene encoding DNA mismatch repair protein MutS, whose amino-acid sequence MSGYTPMMQQYLRIKADYKDAFLFFRLGDFYEMFFEDALKATKELEITLTSKNAGGDEKVPMCGVPYHSADNYIKTLVSRGYKVAICEQVEDPKTAKGVVKREVVQLITPGTVMENGMLDEKENNYLAAVTENEDRTYSLVYHDLSTGENRAALLEGGFDSLLSELYNQPVREIVITEGFNPELQEALRDRLGVTLSYQEMNSAGMSLDKLTGNVTDARLLGCFSMLLNYVERTQKRGLDHLKPLQVMELKHFMTLDMYSKRNLELTETILKKGKHGSLLWVLDDTVTAMGARMLKKWLERPLLQKEAIVRRQDLVQAFLDHFFERDTIRQHLQSVYDIERLSGRVAFGNVNARDLLQLKRTLQKLPELKQVLSSFEEEEVRRMGEALDPLPDLCEYLESSLHEDAPISVREGGILKDGFHEQLDIYRDASRNGKQWIAALEQREREETGIKSLKVGYNKVFGYYIEITRANLHLLPEGKYERKQTLSNAERFITPELKEKEALILEAQEKSVDLEYTLFMEIRDHVKTYIPALQQLAEQISQLDVLQSFAEVSEKQRYTRPTFNLERSVSIKEGRHPVIEKVMKSGEFVPNDVQMENDADILLITGPNMSGKSTYMRQVALTSIMAQIGCFVPCEAADLPLFDQIFTRIGAADDLVSGQSTFMVEMLESRHALEHATDRSLILLDEIGRGTSTYDGMALAQAIIEYVHDHIHAKTLFSTHYHELTSLEENLDKLRNVHVRAEEHDGNVVFLHQIRDGAADESYGIHVAKLAKLPGSLIERASHILQELEGQGEKPAVSKPEQEREEVQLSFFAEPEPEMKKQKQDSRADKVLAELASINLMEQTPLEAMNLLYKLQQMAAKK is encoded by the coding sequence ATGTCAGGTTATACACCGATGATGCAGCAATATTTAAGAATAAAAGCCGATTATAAGGATGCCTTCCTCTTCTTCAGGCTAGGTGATTTTTACGAAATGTTCTTTGAGGATGCGCTGAAAGCGACGAAGGAACTGGAGATCACCTTGACGAGCAAGAATGCAGGAGGCGATGAAAAGGTGCCGATGTGCGGCGTTCCGTATCATTCGGCAGATAATTATATAAAAACACTTGTATCACGCGGCTATAAAGTCGCCATCTGTGAACAAGTGGAGGATCCCAAGACGGCTAAAGGTGTCGTGAAGCGGGAAGTGGTCCAGCTGATCACACCAGGTACTGTCATGGAAAACGGCATGCTTGATGAAAAGGAGAACAATTACCTGGCAGCTGTCACGGAAAATGAAGACCGTACATACAGCCTTGTGTACCATGATCTTTCCACAGGAGAAAACCGGGCTGCATTGCTGGAAGGCGGCTTCGATAGTCTGCTGAGCGAGCTTTACAACCAGCCGGTGAGGGAGATCGTCATCACCGAGGGGTTTAATCCGGAGCTGCAGGAGGCGCTGCGGGACCGCCTTGGTGTCACGTTATCCTATCAGGAAATGAACAGTGCTGGCATGTCACTGGATAAGCTCACTGGCAATGTGACGGATGCCAGGCTGCTGGGATGTTTTTCCATGCTATTGAACTATGTGGAACGGACGCAAAAACGTGGCCTGGATCATCTGAAGCCGCTCCAAGTGATGGAGCTCAAGCATTTCATGACACTGGATATGTATTCAAAACGCAATCTCGAGCTGACCGAAACGATCCTGAAGAAAGGGAAGCACGGGAGCCTCCTATGGGTGCTTGATGACACCGTTACGGCAATGGGCGCGCGTATGCTGAAGAAATGGCTGGAGCGTCCCCTGCTGCAAAAAGAAGCGATTGTAAGACGCCAGGATCTGGTCCAGGCCTTTCTGGATCATTTCTTCGAACGCGATACGATCCGGCAGCATCTGCAATCCGTGTATGATATCGAAAGGCTATCCGGTCGGGTCGCTTTCGGAAACGTCAATGCGAGGGATCTGTTGCAGCTGAAGCGTACACTGCAAAAGCTGCCTGAATTGAAGCAGGTTCTCTCAAGCTTTGAGGAAGAGGAAGTCCGCCGCATGGGGGAAGCGCTCGATCCGCTGCCGGATCTGTGTGAATATCTGGAAAGCAGTTTGCATGAAGATGCACCCATCAGTGTGCGGGAAGGCGGCATCCTGAAAGACGGATTCCACGAACAGCTTGATATATATCGGGATGCTTCAAGGAATGGGAAGCAATGGATTGCCGCACTGGAACAGCGGGAGCGCGAGGAGACGGGTATCAAATCGCTTAAAGTCGGCTATAACAAGGTATTTGGCTACTATATCGAGATAACGCGGGCGAATCTTCATCTGCTTCCGGAAGGGAAATATGAACGTAAACAGACGCTCAGTAATGCAGAACGCTTCATCACACCCGAGCTGAAGGAAAAAGAAGCGCTCATCCTGGAGGCGCAGGAGAAAAGTGTGGATCTCGAGTATACGCTGTTCATGGAAATCAGGGACCATGTCAAGACGTATATCCCTGCACTGCAGCAGCTCGCAGAACAGATCAGCCAGTTGGATGTTTTGCAAAGCTTCGCTGAAGTAAGTGAAAAGCAGCGTTATACGCGACCGACATTCAACCTCGAACGATCCGTGTCGATTAAGGAGGGCCGCCACCCTGTCATCGAAAAAGTGATGAAATCGGGCGAGTTTGTACCGAACGATGTGCAAATGGAAAATGATGCGGATATCCTGCTTATCACCGGACCGAATATGAGCGGTAAGAGCACATATATGCGCCAGGTGGCATTGACGAGCATCATGGCCCAAATCGGCTGTTTTGTTCCTTGTGAAGCAGCCGATCTGCCTCTTTTCGATCAGATCTTCACTCGTATCGGGGCGGCGGATGATCTAGTTTCCGGCCAGAGTACCTTCATGGTCGAGATGCTGGAGTCCAGGCATGCCCTGGAGCATGCGACCGACAGAAGCCTGATTTTACTGGATGAAATCGGCAGGGGGACAAGCACTTATGATGGCATGGCTCTTGCACAAGCCATCATCGAATATGTCCATGACCATATCCATGCAAAGACTTTATTCTCGACGCACTACCATGAGCTGACGTCTTTGGAGGAGAATTTGGATAAGCTTCGCAATGTCCACGTCCGGGCAGAGGAGCATGACGGGAATGTCGTTTTCCTCCATCAAATCCGTGATGGAGCGGCTGATGAAAGCTACGGTATCCATGTCGCAAAATTGGCTAAGCTCCCGGGAAGCCTTATCGAACGGGCCTCACACATCCTTCAGGAGCTGGAAGGGCAGGGGGAAAAGCCGGCTGTCTCCAAACCTGAACAGGAGCGGGAAGAGGTTCAGCTATCGTTTTTCGCAGAGCCAGAGCCGGAAATGAAAAAACAAAAACAAGACAGCCGAGCGGATAAAGTGTTGGCAGAGCTTGCATCGATCAATTTGATGGAGCAAACACCGCTTGAAGCTATGAATCTATTATATAAATTGCAGCAAATGGCAGCAAAGAAGTAA
- the cotE gene encoding outer spore coat protein CotE yields MGFQDQSYREIITKAVIGRGRKFSKHIDHIRPDNKPSSILGCWIINHRYHAKKKGDVGVEVVGKYDINVWYSYNDNSKTDVVSETVEYKELVKLSIKDENCLDDEFEVYAKAIQQPNCLECKIVQHGQKIFVEVEKEFLVEVVGETKLCVKVDPDGCEVEVDVEEDWDYELSEDDFKDVDPDFLDKKDDKD; encoded by the coding sequence ATGGGTTTTCAAGATCAGTCATATCGTGAAATCATCACGAAAGCGGTCATCGGCCGCGGTCGTAAATTCAGCAAGCATATCGATCATATCCGCCCGGACAACAAACCGTCCAGCATCCTTGGCTGCTGGATCATCAATCACCGCTATCACGCAAAAAAGAAAGGCGACGTAGGGGTGGAAGTAGTCGGCAAGTATGATATCAACGTTTGGTATTCCTACAATGATAATTCCAAAACAGACGTTGTATCGGAAACTGTCGAGTATAAGGAATTGGTCAAATTGAGCATCAAGGATGAAAATTGTCTGGATGACGAGTTTGAGGTTTATGCGAAAGCAATCCAACAGCCGAATTGCTTGGAATGCAAGATCGTGCAGCATGGCCAGAAGATTTTCGTCGAAGTCGAGAAGGAATTCCTTGTAGAAGTCGTGGGAGAAACAAAGCTTTGCGTGAAGGTCGATCCTGATGGATGCGAAGTGGAAGTGGACGTAGAAGAAGATTGGGATTATGAGCTTTCTGAAGATGATTTCAAAGATGTAGATCCTGATTTTTTGGATAAAAAGGATGACAAAGACTAA
- a CDS encoding YlbF family regulator: MGYSTEEILKQAESLADEMGHLEEIEHFHQLEAKLNENKKVQTYINQIKMKQKQAVNLQAYGKREAQLQMEKEIDELQEKIDSIPVVQEFKESQVITNHILQSISQNIQQTVFSNEETDN, translated from the coding sequence ATGGGTTATTCCACCGAAGAGATTCTCAAGCAGGCTGAAAGCTTGGCAGATGAAATGGGCCACCTGGAAGAGATTGAGCACTTTCATCAGCTGGAAGCGAAGCTTAACGAGAACAAAAAGGTGCAGACATATATCAATCAAATTAAAATGAAGCAGAAGCAGGCTGTCAATCTGCAGGCTTATGGCAAACGGGAAGCACAGCTGCAAATGGAAAAGGAAATAGATGAGCTGCAGGAGAAAATCGATAGTATCCCTGTCGTCCAGGAATTCAAGGAGTCCCAAGTCATTACGAATCATATCCTGCAGAGTATCAGCCAGAATATCCAGCAAACTGTCTTCAGTAATGAAGAAACGGACAATTGA
- the miaB gene encoding tRNA (N6-isopentenyl adenosine(37)-C2)-methylthiotransferase MiaB, whose protein sequence is MNEEQRKSVSLTGSEQANQIEKPLHEKTTADFAKYFQTTYQPPNLKQAKKRRREEVKFHYDFTIPPELKDAGRGKKFLIRTYGCQMNEHDTEVMAGLFLEMGYAPTTDTNEADVILLNTCAIRENAENKVFGEIGHLKALKLEKPDLILGVCGCMSQEEAVVNRILKKHNHIDLIFGTHNIHRLPQLLKEAQFSKEMVLEVWSKEGDVIENLPKARKGKIKAWVNIMYGCDKFCTYCIVPYTRGKERSRRPEDIIQEVRQLAAQGYQEITLLGQNVNAYGKDLPDIDYGLGDLMDAIRKVDIPRVRFTTSHPRDFDDKLIEVLAKGGNLLDHIHLPVQSGSNDILRVMARRYTREEYLTLVNKIRQQIPNVTLTTDIIVGFPNETEEQFQETLSLVEEVGFEAAYTYIYSPREGTPAAKWEDNIPMEVKRERLQRLNRVVDEYAAKSMRAYEGETVLVLVEGESKRNPDVLAGYTEKNKLVKFKGPKSVIGKIVPVRIKKAKTWSLDGELTETTAEVQI, encoded by the coding sequence GTGAATGAGGAACAGCGTAAATCCGTTAGTTTGACAGGTTCAGAACAGGCAAATCAAATCGAGAAGCCGCTTCATGAAAAGACAACAGCCGATTTCGCTAAGTATTTCCAAACGACATACCAGCCGCCGAATTTGAAGCAGGCCAAAAAGCGGCGCAGGGAAGAGGTTAAGTTCCATTATGATTTCACGATTCCCCCGGAGCTGAAGGATGCGGGACGGGGCAAAAAATTCCTTATCCGTACATACGGCTGCCAAATGAATGAGCATGATACCGAAGTGATGGCAGGACTTTTTTTGGAAATGGGGTATGCACCCACCACGGATACAAACGAAGCGGATGTCATACTCCTTAATACCTGTGCCATCCGGGAAAATGCCGAGAATAAAGTATTCGGGGAAATAGGTCATCTAAAAGCCTTGAAACTGGAGAAGCCCGATCTGATCCTTGGTGTTTGCGGCTGTATGTCGCAGGAAGAGGCGGTCGTCAATCGAATCCTGAAGAAGCATAATCATATCGATTTGATTTTCGGGACACACAATATCCATCGGCTTCCGCAGCTATTGAAAGAAGCCCAATTCAGCAAGGAAATGGTGCTGGAAGTATGGTCCAAGGAAGGCGATGTCATCGAGAACCTTCCCAAAGCGAGAAAAGGCAAGATCAAAGCGTGGGTCAATATCATGTACGGCTGCGATAAGTTCTGTACATATTGCATCGTCCCATATACCCGCGGCAAGGAACGGAGCAGACGGCCGGAGGATATCATCCAGGAAGTGCGGCAGCTGGCAGCACAGGGCTATCAAGAGATTACTTTGCTTGGTCAGAATGTGAATGCCTACGGCAAAGATTTGCCCGATATCGATTACGGGCTCGGGGATCTGATGGATGCAATCAGGAAGGTCGATATTCCGCGTGTCCGCTTCACGACTTCCCATCCGCGTGACTTTGATGATAAACTGATAGAGGTACTGGCCAAAGGCGGCAATCTTCTTGATCACATCCATTTGCCTGTCCAATCGGGCAGCAATGATATACTCAGGGTAATGGCCCGTCGTTATACACGCGAAGAATATCTGACGCTTGTCAACAAGATCAGGCAGCAGATACCGAATGTGACGCTGACGACCGATATCATCGTCGGATTTCCGAACGAGACCGAGGAGCAGTTCCAGGAAACTTTATCGCTGGTCGAAGAAGTCGGGTTCGAAGCTGCCTACACCTATATCTATTCCCCGCGTGAAGGGACGCCCGCTGCCAAATGGGAAGACAATATTCCGATGGAAGTGAAAAGGGAGCGCCTGCAGCGATTGAATAGAGTGGTGGATGAATATGCAGCCAAGTCCATGCGTGCGTATGAAGGAGAAACAGTCCTCGTATTGGTCGAAGGGGAAAGCAAGCGGAATCCGGACGTGCTGGCAGGTTATACGGAAAAGAATAAGCTCGTCAAATTCAAGGGTCCGAAGTCAGTGATCGGTAAAATCGTCCCGGTACGTATAAAGAAAGCCAAAACATGGTCACTCGATGGCGAGTTGACAGAAACAACAGCGGAGGTACAGATCTAA
- a CDS encoding stage V sporulation protein S codes for MDILKVSAKSNPNSVAGALANVLRERGSAEIQAIGAGALNQSVKAVAIARGFVAPSGVDLVCIPAFTDIMIDNEERTAIKLIVEPR; via the coding sequence TTGGATATACTAAAAGTTTCAGCGAAATCCAATCCAAACTCAGTAGCAGGCGCACTCGCGAACGTATTAAGGGAACGCGGCTCAGCGGAAATCCAAGCAATCGGCGCAGGAGCACTTAATCAATCCGTGAAAGCTGTCGCCATCGCCCGGGGATTTGTTGCTCCGAGTGGTGTAGATTTGGTCTGTATCCCGGCATTTACGGATATCATGATCGATAACGAGGAACGGACTGCCATCAAATTAATTGTAGAACCACGATAA
- a CDS encoding TIGR00282 family metallophosphoesterase produces MKLLFIGDVVGEPGRQMVQEYLPRLKQRYQPQLTIINGENSADGKGINERIYKQFLEWGAQAITMGNHTWDKRDIFEFIDDAKYLVRPANLPPQTPGTGIIYVKVNQYEVAIINLLARTFMMPADDPFREADRLIKEAQKRTNLIFIDFHGEATSEKQAFGWYVDGRVSAVVCTHTHTQTADERILPSGTAYISDAGMTGPYDAILGMEREAVIKRFLTNLPIRFEVPKKGKTQLNGVVIDLDPQTGKASSIKRILINDDHPYMD; encoded by the coding sequence ATGAAGCTATTATTTATCGGGGACGTTGTCGGGGAACCGGGACGTCAAATGGTGCAGGAATATTTGCCTCGCCTGAAACAGCGTTATCAGCCGCAGCTGACAATCATCAATGGAGAGAATAGTGCGGATGGAAAAGGGATCAACGAACGCATTTATAAACAATTCCTGGAATGGGGAGCACAAGCTATCACGATGGGCAACCATACATGGGATAAGCGGGATATTTTCGAATTCATCGACGATGCAAAATATCTAGTCCGACCGGCCAACCTGCCGCCGCAGACTCCCGGTACAGGAATCATCTATGTGAAGGTGAATCAATATGAAGTGGCAATCATCAATTTGCTGGCGCGTACATTCATGATGCCGGCGGATGATCCGTTCCGGGAAGCCGACCGGCTGATCAAAGAAGCACAAAAGCGGACGAATCTGATCTTCATCGATTTCCATGGGGAGGCGACAAGTGAAAAGCAGGCATTCGGCTGGTATGTCGATGGCCGGGTCAGCGCTGTCGTCTGCACCCATACGCATACGCAGACAGCAGATGAACGTATACTGCCTTCTGGTACGGCATATATTTCAGACGCTGGTATGACTGGTCCGTATGACGCAATCCTGGGAATGGAGCGCGAGGCAGTCATCAAAAGATTCCTGACTAATCTCCCAATACGTTTTGAAGTACCAAAAAAGGGTAAAACACAATTAAATGGAGTAGTGATCGATCTGGATCCGCAAACGGGGAAGGCTTCCTCCATCAAACGCATCCTGATCAATGATGACCACCCGTATATGGATTGA
- the rny gene encoding ribonuclease Y — protein sequence MDLIYLIISILLALIVGGVVGYLVRKSIAEKKISSAEELAKQIVEEGHRNAETAKKEALLEAKDENFQLRQQTEQELRERRLELQKQENRLMQKEENLDRKSDTLDKREITLEKKEQSLAEKQQQIEELESKVEVLVEEQQLELERISGYTSDEARQIVLDKVEKEVAFDAAVMIKDAEHRAKEEADKKAKSILSLALQRCAADHVAETTVSVVNLPNDEMKGRIIGREGRNIRTLETLTGIDLIIDDTPEAVILSGFDPVRREIARIALEKLVQDGRIHPARIEEMVEKSRREVDEYIRETGEETTFEIGVHGLHPDLVKILGRLKYRTSYGQNVLKHSTEVAYLSGLLAAELGEDVTLARRAGLLHDIGKAIDHEVEGSHVEIGKELAVKYKEHPVVINSIASHHGDEEATSIIAVLVAAADALSAARPGARSETLENYIKRLEKLEEISESFQGVEKSFAIQAGREIRIMVKPDEIDDLESIKVARDIRKRIESELDYPGHIKVTVIRETRAVEYAK from the coding sequence ATGGATCTAATTTACCTGATCATCTCCATTTTGCTTGCTCTAATCGTCGGTGGTGTTGTTGGTTATCTTGTTCGCAAATCTATTGCTGAGAAAAAGATCTCCAGTGCGGAGGAATTGGCGAAGCAAATAGTAGAAGAGGGCCATCGCAATGCGGAAACGGCTAAGAAAGAAGCGCTTCTCGAAGCGAAAGATGAGAACTTCCAGCTGCGTCAGCAGACGGAGCAGGAATTACGTGAGCGACGTCTCGAACTGCAGAAGCAGGAGAATCGTCTGATGCAGAAAGAAGAAAATCTGGACCGTAAAAGCGATACGCTTGATAAGCGTGAAATTACGTTAGAGAAAAAGGAACAATCATTAGCTGAAAAACAACAACAAATTGAAGAATTGGAAAGCAAAGTGGAAGTCTTGGTGGAAGAGCAGCAGCTTGAATTGGAGCGTATTTCCGGCTATACGTCCGACGAAGCACGTCAGATCGTGCTGGACAAAGTCGAGAAGGAAGTTGCCTTCGATGCAGCTGTCATGATCAAAGATGCGGAACATCGTGCCAAGGAAGAGGCCGATAAGAAAGCGAAGAGCATTCTTTCCCTTGCACTTCAACGCTGTGCAGCCGATCATGTTGCGGAAACGACGGTATCCGTCGTGAACTTGCCGAATGACGAGATGAAAGGACGCATTATCGGACGGGAAGGCCGTAACATTCGTACGCTAGAGACACTTACGGGAATTGATCTAATTATTGATGATACACCTGAAGCGGTCATCTTGTCCGGTTTTGATCCTGTCCGTCGTGAAATCGCACGAATCGCACTTGAAAAACTTGTTCAGGATGGACGAATCCACCCGGCCCGAATCGAGGAAATGGTGGAGAAATCCAGACGGGAAGTCGATGAGTACATTCGTGAGACAGGGGAAGAAACGACTTTTGAAATCGGCGTACACGGCTTGCATCCGGATCTTGTGAAGATACTGGGAAGATTGAAGTATCGCACAAGTTACGGTCAAAACGTCCTGAAGCACTCGACAGAGGTAGCTTATCTATCAGGATTACTGGCAGCCGAGCTTGGCGAGGACGTTACCTTGGCCAGACGTGCAGGTCTCCTGCATGATATCGGTAAAGCCATCGACCACGAAGTCGAAGGCAGCCACGTTGAAATCGGGAAAGAACTCGCGGTCAAATACAAAGAGCATCCAGTTGTCATCAACAGCATCGCTTCCCACCACGGGGATGAGGAGGCAACATCGATTATTGCAGTGCTTGTAGCTGCAGCCGATGCGCTTTCCGCTGCCCGTCCCGGGGCAAGAAGCGAGACACTGGAAAACTATATCAAACGTCTGGAGAAACTGGAGGAGATTTCGGAATCCTTCCAGGGCGTGGAGAAATCCTTCGCCATTCAGGCTGGACGTGAGATCCGCATCATGGTCAAACCGGATGAAATCGACGACTTGGAATCGATCAAGGTCGCTCGTGATATCCGGAAGCGCATTGAAAGCGAGCTGGATTATCCTGGCCATATCAAGGTCACGGTCATCCGGGAAACACGCGCAGTTGAATATGCTAAATAA